A stretch of Candidatus Kryptoniota bacterium DNA encodes these proteins:
- a CDS encoding class II fructose-bisphosphate aldolase — protein MIKNVDELSSSVKGVVDVDGWKSVKIGNPDKLRASVIDTLVNESVFNPSEEVKTKTRWMIRELARSLGCGSASIQNLYSAYGKGEVSGFTVPAVNIRGITYDFARAMFRVAKKNNVGPFVFEIAKSEMGYTDQRPAEYSACVLAAAVKENYKGPVFIQGDHFQFNAKKFAQDPQKEAEGIRSLIKEAIAAEFYNIDIDSSTLVDLSKKTTEEQQRSNFELAAEMTALIREVEPKGVTVSVGGEIGEVGGKNSTPEEFREYMRGYVRTLNAKKSGATTISKISVQTGSSHGGVPLPDGTVAQVKIDFGVLQSISEIARKEYKMAGAVQHGASTLPEELFDKFPGVGTAEIHLATGFQNLLFDVFPKDFRNTVYDYLRKNCADEKKPDMTDEQFIYKTRKKSFGPFKQQMWNLGKDWFATANAELEKRLEFLFLKLNTKNTKAVVDKYVKV, from the coding sequence ATGATTAAGAATGTTGATGAACTGAGCAGCAGCGTGAAAGGTGTCGTTGATGTTGACGGCTGGAAGAGTGTGAAGATCGGAAATCCCGACAAGCTTCGGGCTTCGGTGATCGATACACTCGTTAACGAGTCGGTTTTCAATCCGAGCGAAGAAGTGAAGACGAAGACGAGATGGATGATAAGAGAGCTAGCGAGGAGTCTTGGCTGCGGTTCGGCGTCGATCCAGAATTTATACTCAGCATACGGAAAGGGTGAAGTGTCAGGATTTACGGTGCCCGCCGTGAACATACGAGGAATCACGTATGACTTCGCACGTGCGATGTTCAGAGTAGCAAAGAAGAACAATGTCGGACCTTTTGTTTTTGAAATTGCGAAATCGGAAATGGGTTACACCGACCAGAGGCCTGCTGAATATTCAGCTTGTGTGCTTGCTGCCGCAGTGAAAGAAAACTACAAGGGCCCCGTGTTCATACAGGGCGACCATTTTCAGTTCAATGCAAAGAAATTCGCTCAGGATCCCCAGAAAGAGGCGGAAGGAATACGCTCGCTTATCAAGGAAGCGATCGCGGCGGAGTTTTACAATATCGACATAGATTCCTCTACCCTCGTCGATCTCAGCAAGAAGACCACCGAGGAACAGCAGCGGAGCAATTTTGAACTTGCGGCTGAGATGACCGCGCTGATTCGCGAAGTGGAGCCGAAAGGCGTAACTGTCTCAGTTGGCGGAGAAATCGGGGAAGTGGGCGGAAAGAACTCCACTCCTGAGGAATTCAGGGAGTACATGCGCGGGTATGTGAGGACTTTAAATGCGAAGAAGAGCGGCGCGACAACAATCAGCAAGATAAGTGTGCAAACCGGCTCGAGCCACGGCGGAGTGCCGCTGCCCGACGGCACGGTCGCGCAGGTCAAAATTGACTTCGGCGTACTCCAGTCGATATCGGAAATCGCCCGCAAGGAATACAAGATGGCGGGAGCGGTGCAGCACGGCGCGTCAACTCTTCCCGAAGAATTGTTCGACAAGTTCCCGGGTGTCGGGACCGCTGAGATCCATCTTGCAACGGGCTTCCAAAACCTCCTGTTCGACGTCTTCCCCAAAGACTTCCGCAACACGGTGTACGATTACCTGAGAAAGAACTGTGCCGACGAGAAGAAGCCCGATATGACCGATGAGCAGTTCATTTACAAGACGCGCAAGAAGTCGTTCGGACCATTCAAGCAGCAGATGTGGAACCTGGGGAAAGATTGGTTCGCCACGGCCAACGCAGAGCTTGAAAAAAGACTCGAGTTCCTTTTCTTGAAGCTCAACACAAAGAACACGAAGGCCGTTGTGGACAAATACGTCAAGGTGTAA
- the rsmB gene encoding 16S rRNA (cytosine(967)-C(5))-methyltransferase RsmB, with translation MEQPRRHYGSPNQEADVVLYDTAREIAIKVLNRVERTDSYLDKLLDFELRNSDMSRVDKAFLTELVNGTIRWKMRIDYVISQFYRGDYPKLDINIKNAIRLAMYQIMFLERVPQSAAVNESVEFVKKLRGQYLANLVNAVLRSAIRKLEVVEYPSVEEDPVKALATVHSFPLWMVRRFINRFGVYETEQLLSALNDRPRLSIRVNTGRISVDKLVSDFETVGLKVTRAHYIPNFLYVEGLSRISELDSFRGGQFTVQDESAGLVSKLLDPQPGERILDMCAAPGGKTTHILELTGGDVELTAIEKYETRGRLIVYSLERLGYTNVQVVTANAATYTHPMLFDRIVVDAPCTGIGVIRKKPDSKWKRSAEDSTNLHEVQQQILENASTLLKPNGILVYSTCTIDSEENQDVVTEFLGNHPDYHVEAADQFVDRALVGREGFVETFPHRHDMDGGFAARLRRSA, from the coding sequence ATGGAACAGCCTAGAAGACATTACGGTTCTCCAAACCAAGAAGCCGACGTTGTTCTCTACGACACCGCAAGGGAAATTGCAATTAAGGTTCTAAACAGAGTCGAGAGAACCGATTCATATCTCGACAAGCTCCTCGATTTCGAATTGCGAAACTCTGACATGAGCAGGGTAGATAAAGCGTTTCTTACTGAGCTGGTCAACGGTACGATACGGTGGAAAATGCGGATCGACTACGTAATCTCGCAATTTTACCGGGGCGACTATCCTAAGCTGGACATCAATATCAAAAATGCTATCAGGCTGGCGATGTACCAGATAATGTTCCTTGAACGCGTGCCTCAGTCCGCGGCGGTGAATGAGTCGGTCGAGTTTGTCAAGAAGCTCCGGGGACAGTATCTGGCAAATCTGGTGAACGCCGTCCTGCGTTCGGCTATCAGGAAACTCGAGGTGGTCGAATATCCATCCGTCGAAGAGGATCCCGTCAAGGCTCTTGCGACTGTGCACTCATTTCCGTTGTGGATGGTCAGACGATTCATCAATCGCTTCGGAGTGTACGAGACGGAGCAATTACTGTCTGCGCTGAACGACAGGCCGCGGCTGTCAATCAGGGTTAACACGGGAAGGATCTCCGTCGATAAGCTCGTGTCAGATTTCGAAACCGTAGGACTCAAGGTGACGCGCGCACATTATATTCCGAATTTTCTTTACGTCGAAGGTCTTTCCAGGATCAGTGAACTCGACTCCTTCCGGGGCGGTCAGTTCACAGTTCAAGATGAAAGCGCGGGACTGGTTTCCAAACTTCTTGATCCGCAGCCCGGCGAACGGATCCTCGACATGTGTGCAGCCCCCGGAGGGAAGACGACTCATATCCTTGAGTTGACCGGCGGTGATGTCGAGCTCACGGCAATCGAAAAGTACGAGACACGCGGACGGCTGATTGTCTATTCTCTCGAAAGACTCGGGTATACAAACGTGCAGGTTGTTACAGCGAATGCCGCGACTTACACTCACCCTATGCTATTTGACCGTATAGTTGTTGACGCGCCTTGCACCGGCATCGGGGTCATAAGAAAGAAACCCGATTCCAAGTGGAAAAGATCTGCCGAAGATTCCACGAATCTTCATGAGGTCCAGCAGCAGATACTCGAAAACGCATCGACTCTTCTTAAACCGAACGGCATTCTCGTTTACAGTACATGCACCATCGATTCCGAAGAGAACCAGGATGTCGTGACGGAATTTCTCGGCAATCATCCCGACTATCATGTGGAAGCAGCTGACCAGTTCGTCGACCGTGCATTGGTGGGACGTGAAGGATTCGTGGAGACTTTTCCGCACCGGCACGATATGGACGGCGGCTTCGCCGCACGACTCCGCAGGTCCGCTTGA
- a CDS encoding DedA family protein gives MTDLEAAINYLSHTQPAYLYLSLFFFAYLENLFPPSPSDLVIAFVGSLVGAGRLNLAVAILCATAGSTAGFATMYYVGFLIGRRIIDSGRIRFLPLGRIKTVEGWFAKYGYGLVIANRFLSGTRAIISFFTGLSELPIRIVLPLCAASALLWNTILISGGWFLGHNWKRLEMYLEIYGTVVLVLLGCTALFFILRFFLKRAHA, from the coding sequence TTGACTGACCTCGAAGCTGCCATAAATTACTTGAGCCATACACAACCGGCGTACCTGTATTTGTCGCTGTTCTTCTTCGCCTACCTTGAAAACTTATTTCCGCCATCACCGAGCGATCTCGTAATAGCGTTCGTCGGTTCCCTCGTCGGAGCCGGAAGATTGAATCTTGCGGTGGCAATACTTTGCGCAACGGCCGGTAGCACGGCCGGCTTTGCGACTATGTACTACGTAGGATTTCTCATCGGGAGGAGGATCATCGACTCCGGCCGGATTCGGTTCCTTCCGCTCGGCAGGATCAAGACTGTAGAGGGTTGGTTCGCAAAATACGGGTATGGACTCGTCATCGCAAACCGCTTTCTGTCGGGGACGCGTGCCATAATTTCGTTCTTCACCGGCTTGTCGGAACTCCCGATCCGCATAGTGCTTCCTCTTTGTGCTGCCAGCGCACTCCTGTGGAACACAATCCTTATTTCCGGCGGCTGGTTTCTCGGCCACAACTGGAAACGATTGGAAATGTACCTGGAGATTTATGGGACGGTGGTACTAGTTCTGCTGGGATGCACCGCATTGTTCTTCATACTAAGATTTTTTCTGAAGCGTGCCCATGCTTAA
- the ispF gene encoding 2-C-methyl-D-erythritol 2,4-cyclodiphosphate synthase: MKIGFGFDAHVLVEGKALKLGGVLIPHPKGLHGHSDGDVVLHALSDAILGACARGDIGVHFPDIDASTTGIDSREILAFCLKTALESDLRVSNIDIVLIADEPKMNPHYESVRESIAEQCNVPPNVVSVKSKTTEGTLVGRTAIACIAVVLMDEL; encoded by the coding sequence ATGAAAATTGGTTTCGGTTTTGACGCGCACGTTCTTGTCGAGGGGAAAGCTCTGAAGCTCGGTGGAGTATTGATTCCCCATCCGAAGGGACTGCACGGACATTCGGACGGCGATGTTGTGCTCCATGCGTTGAGCGACGCGATTCTCGGAGCATGTGCGCGTGGAGATATCGGAGTTCACTTTCCGGACATTGACGCCTCCACTACGGGAATAGACAGCAGGGAAATACTCGCCTTCTGCCTGAAAACTGCTCTAGAGAGTGATTTGAGGGTGAGCAACATTGATATCGTCCTGATAGCAGACGAGCCCAAAATGAATCCGCATTACGAGAGTGTCCGGGAATCTATCGCCGAACAGTGCAACGTTCCTCCGAATGTCGTGTCGGTTAAATCGAAAACGACCGAAGGAACACTGGTCGGCCGAACCGCCATCGCGTGCATCGCAGTTGTCCTTATGGATGAGCTTTGA
- a CDS encoding cation diffusion facilitator family transporter: protein MTNTASHEKIKAAISSLVAAVFLTTFKLAVGLTTGSLGILSEAAHSGLDLMAAGMTFFAIRAADKPADSEHHYGHGKFENLSALFETLLLLITCYFIAREAVHRLMVKGVAIDITFWSFAVMATSIAVDFTRARMLSRAAKKYHSQALEADALHFSTDILSSGVVIIGLIGAMSGFNFADPIAALGVSVIVVVISFRLGKRTIDVLVDRSPDPGLVEAIRSAALGTDEVQLLKSLRVRVAGGRIFVDMVVGLPRLLPFERAHSLVDEIERRVRGVRDGVDVVVHAEPVETQKETIIDKIKLSAERTASKIHEVEVFSTQTGIVVDLHLEVDDVDSIDAAHGKADNLEREIRNQVPAVDQIFVHIDTSTSRPRTAKSVDLRSSDLPEKLTKYVRSRRGVVTCSNLNFAESEKGIRVAMTCQFDETFSFEDTVRIVNELEESIIKQFPEIWRAVIHQEPISHSK, encoded by the coding sequence TTGACGAACACAGCGTCTCATGAGAAGATCAAAGCGGCTATCAGTTCACTGGTAGCCGCGGTCTTTCTTACGACGTTCAAGCTCGCGGTGGGACTCACCACCGGGAGCCTTGGCATACTCAGTGAGGCTGCTCATTCAGGTCTCGACCTCATGGCGGCAGGCATGACATTTTTCGCGATACGTGCTGCCGATAAACCCGCCGACTCCGAACATCATTACGGCCACGGTAAGTTTGAGAATCTCTCCGCTCTTTTCGAAACGCTCCTCCTCCTTATTACTTGCTACTTCATTGCGCGTGAAGCCGTGCATCGTCTAATGGTCAAAGGTGTCGCGATCGACATTACGTTTTGGAGCTTTGCTGTCATGGCAACATCGATCGCTGTGGACTTCACGAGGGCAAGGATGCTTTCTCGCGCTGCAAAAAAATATCATAGCCAGGCGCTTGAAGCGGACGCTCTTCATTTTTCGACTGATATACTCAGCTCGGGTGTGGTCATAATCGGCTTGATCGGCGCAATGAGCGGATTCAATTTCGCCGACCCGATCGCTGCGCTCGGTGTGTCGGTCATCGTAGTTGTGATAAGTTTCCGCCTCGGCAAGAGGACCATTGATGTTCTTGTAGACAGGAGTCCGGACCCCGGCCTTGTGGAAGCAATAAGATCGGCTGCTCTAGGTACCGATGAAGTCCAACTTCTTAAGAGTCTTCGCGTCAGAGTCGCAGGCGGCAGAATCTTCGTCGATATGGTGGTCGGTCTTCCACGACTCCTCCCGTTTGAACGCGCGCACTCGCTCGTTGACGAAATCGAAAGACGAGTACGAGGTGTAAGAGATGGTGTCGATGTGGTCGTACATGCCGAGCCGGTTGAAACTCAAAAGGAAACGATAATCGACAAGATCAAGCTCTCGGCCGAGAGAACCGCGAGCAAAATTCATGAAGTTGAAGTCTTCTCAACACAAACCGGTATAGTTGTAGACCTTCACCTTGAAGTAGATGACGTCGACTCGATTGACGCCGCTCACGGGAAAGCGGACAACCTCGAAAGAGAAATCAGGAACCAGGTTCCTGCTGTGGACCAGATTTTCGTGCACATAGACACGTCGACTTCCCGTCCAAGAACCGCTAAGTCGGTTGATTTACGGAGCAGCGACCTCCCGGAAAAACTCACTAAGTATGTTCGATCCCGCCGCGGAGTAGTCACGTGCTCCAACCTGAATTTCGCCGAGAGTGAAAAGGGAATTCGCGTCGCGATGACATGCCAGTTTGATGAAACTTTTTCATTTGAAGATACCGTTAGAATCGTAAATGAGCTCGAAGAGTCGATAATCAAACAATTTCCGGAGATTTGGAGAGCCGTCATCCACCAGGAACCGATTTCACATTCCAAATGA
- a CDS encoding GntG family PLP-dependent aldolase has protein sequence MRSDTVTKPNDEMRRAMANAEVGDDVFGEDPTVNRLQERVAALLEKESAVYVPSGVMSNQLALKTHTNAGDEVIVEKDSHIFNYETAAPSLLSGVQLNPVQGIRGLMTARDVEEAIRPDLYYMMPTRLVCVENTHNRGGGTIYPMKTIEEIRDVARRHSLGYHLDGARLWNASVATGISVADYARQFDSVSVCLSKGLGAPVGSVLTGTKEFINRARRFRKIFGGGMRQVGILAAAGLYALDHNIGRLAEDHEKAKTFARIIAESPLFEVNIDHVETNIVIFGVKPPLNVNKLIADAKGIGVLLSAGSAGKVRAVTHLDVSRQDVKKAAELLAKYSID, from the coding sequence CTGAGAAGTGATACTGTCACGAAACCGAATGACGAAATGCGAAGGGCAATGGCCAACGCGGAAGTCGGAGACGATGTCTTCGGCGAAGACCCGACAGTCAATCGGCTTCAGGAGCGAGTTGCCGCCCTCCTTGAAAAAGAAAGCGCCGTTTACGTTCCTAGCGGCGTGATGTCTAACCAGTTGGCACTCAAGACACACACCAACGCCGGCGATGAAGTAATTGTCGAGAAAGATTCGCACATATTCAATTATGAGACTGCGGCGCCCTCGCTATTGTCCGGAGTTCAGCTCAACCCTGTGCAGGGAATCAGAGGCCTGATGACCGCCCGTGATGTCGAGGAGGCTATAAGACCTGACCTGTACTACATGATGCCGACTCGACTCGTCTGCGTGGAGAACACACATAACAGGGGAGGCGGTACAATTTATCCGATGAAGACGATCGAGGAGATCAGGGATGTTGCTCGCCGACATAGTCTAGGTTACCATCTTGATGGTGCAAGACTTTGGAACGCGTCGGTTGCCACGGGCATTAGCGTCGCTGATTACGCACGACAATTCGATTCGGTTTCGGTCTGTCTTTCAAAAGGTCTCGGTGCACCTGTCGGATCGGTTTTGACCGGGACGAAAGAGTTCATAAACAGAGCACGGCGGTTCCGCAAGATATTTGGCGGCGGAATGCGGCAGGTGGGAATCCTGGCAGCTGCCGGACTTTACGCGCTCGATCACAACATCGGCAGACTTGCTGAGGACCATGAGAAAGCAAAAACCTTTGCGCGGATCATTGCTGAGTCGCCGTTGTTTGAGGTTAACATCGACCATGTCGAGACAAACATAGTTATCTTCGGAGTCAAGCCGCCCCTCAATGTGAATAAATTGATAGCCGACGCGAAAGGGATCGGCGTTCTTCTCTCCGCCGGCAGTGCAGGAAAGGTCAGAGCGGTCACACACCTTGACGTTTCGCGTCAGGATGTCAAGAAGGCTGCGGAACTTCTCGCGAAATATAGTATCGACTGA
- a CDS encoding acylphosphatase — MADARAHLLVSGSVQGVGYRFFAIRKADLFGLKGFVRNLIDGRVEIVVEGDRGLIEEFLKEARVGPMAAHVTDVRVEWDKPTYEFKGFNSR; from the coding sequence ATGGCTGACGCACGCGCCCATCTTTTGGTAAGCGGTTCCGTTCAGGGAGTCGGCTATCGATTCTTTGCCATCCGGAAGGCGGATTTGTTCGGGCTCAAGGGATTTGTCAGGAACCTGATAGACGGCAGGGTGGAGATCGTTGTGGAGGGCGACCGAGGTCTCATCGAGGAGTTCCTAAAAGAAGCGAGGGTCGGCCCGATGGCAGCCCATGTGACGGACGTGAGAGTCGAATGGGACAAGCCGACGTACGAATTCAAAGGATTCAACAGCAGATGA
- the lnt gene encoding apolipoprotein N-acyltransferase, with amino-acid sequence MPRLSDVLTSKIALCAISGLILGLSFPPFHFSWLAFVGFVPFLITIEKAENYRDAFKLSYVAFLVLNVVVIYWIGGWSRESDPFMMIGGVALMLGHPLFFTVPILFYHFLRKRLGRSTIFIFPFIYLSFEHLHSISEVAFPWLTVGYSQSYNLADIQFAQFTGLFGISFQVLLANTFFAIAVKSFTTMSDSRWMKVACCTIAGLLLIIIPEIYGLNVLRHADTSNASHIKVAVVQPNIDPYAKWSGSPTQILRTYEGETRKILKSKPDLVVWPETAIPFYILLPQLTYFRNELESFIDSNDVCLLSGVPLAYYFSAADSAKPSSHYDSIERKYYDAYNGAALFEPHSGNFQTYGKIILVPFGERIPYADAVPYLIKPLEWGVGISNWARGLDTTIFKLPDGNQFGTVICYESIFPDYVRQFVKRGANFIVIITNDGWFGKSSGPPQHAAYASIRAVENRRAIVRSANTGISEMIDEYGRFIGKPTGLDISATLVADVPLARRLTFYTRHGDVIAQIAEGVTLVSILIALFLKFKYKEKES; translated from the coding sequence ATGCCAAGATTATCTGACGTGCTGACATCTAAGATCGCGTTGTGCGCCATTTCGGGACTTATCCTCGGGCTTTCCTTCCCGCCATTTCACTTCAGCTGGCTTGCGTTCGTCGGATTCGTCCCATTTCTTATCACAATTGAAAAAGCTGAGAACTACAGAGACGCATTCAAATTATCGTACGTTGCTTTTCTTGTTCTCAATGTGGTGGTGATATACTGGATCGGTGGCTGGTCGAGGGAAAGTGATCCGTTCATGATGATCGGTGGCGTGGCGCTGATGCTCGGTCACCCTCTTTTCTTTACAGTCCCGATCTTGTTTTATCATTTCCTCCGAAAGAGACTTGGCAGGAGCACAATATTCATCTTCCCATTCATATATCTTTCGTTTGAACATCTTCACTCCATTAGTGAGGTCGCGTTCCCCTGGCTCACCGTCGGCTATTCTCAGTCATATAATCTGGCAGATATCCAGTTCGCGCAGTTTACCGGCCTTTTTGGGATTTCCTTTCAGGTTCTGCTCGCGAATACTTTTTTCGCGATAGCTGTTAAATCGTTCACAACGATGTCGGACTCCAGGTGGATGAAGGTGGCTTGTTGCACGATCGCGGGCCTCCTTCTGATTATCATCCCGGAAATATACGGCCTGAATGTCCTGCGCCATGCCGACACTTCCAATGCATCTCATATCAAAGTCGCGGTGGTTCAACCTAACATAGATCCCTATGCCAAGTGGAGCGGTTCTCCCACTCAGATACTGAGGACTTATGAAGGAGAAACGAGGAAGATTCTCAAGTCGAAGCCGGACCTTGTAGTATGGCCGGAGACGGCAATCCCATTCTACATTCTTCTTCCGCAGCTGACTTACTTTAGGAACGAACTTGAATCGTTTATCGACTCAAATGATGTCTGCCTGCTGAGCGGAGTTCCGCTCGCCTACTACTTTTCTGCCGCCGACAGTGCAAAGCCAAGCAGTCATTACGATTCGATTGAACGGAAGTACTACGATGCCTATAACGGGGCAGCCCTCTTCGAGCCGCATAGCGGAAACTTTCAGACTTACGGGAAGATTATACTTGTTCCATTCGGCGAGAGAATTCCATATGCCGACGCGGTCCCCTACCTGATCAAACCCCTCGAGTGGGGCGTCGGGATTAGCAACTGGGCCCGCGGTTTGGACACCACAATCTTCAAGCTCCCCGATGGGAATCAATTCGGAACAGTGATCTGCTATGAAAGCATTTTCCCGGATTATGTAAGACAGTTTGTGAAAAGGGGGGCGAACTTCATTGTCATCATAACGAATGACGGTTGGTTTGGCAAATCATCCGGCCCGCCACAACACGCAGCGTACGCTTCAATACGAGCTGTAGAAAATCGGAGGGCAATTGTCAGATCTGCTAATACGGGGATATCTGAAATGATTGACGAGTACGGCCGATTCATAGGAAAACCAACCGGACTCGACATAAGTGCAACTTTGGTCGCCGATGTCCCGTTGGCAAGAAGACTGACATTCTATACCAGACACGGAGATGTTATTGCTCAAATTGCCGAAGGAGTCACGTTAGTCTCTATTCTTATCGCGCTTTTTCTTAAATTCAAGTATAAAGAGAAGGAGAGTTAG
- a CDS encoding alanyl-tRNA editing protein encodes MMRPYYTDPYTLEFKSEILKSIIVRGKPAVILSESYFYPTSGGQEHDTGTINGTDVVDVVEENGEVVHVLAEKLNEGPADCKIDRERRVSNMQQHTGQHILSAAFENLFGIETVSSRLGETTGTIDLSRQPTPDEVSEVVSKANEVVRDDRKVIVHFADKSDISSFKLRKPPKVEGTVRIIEVKDFDFSACGGTHCTHTSEVGPILTGNLEKIKASLTRIEFYCGGRAIHQYNMLNGIVLESTRLLSTQPTELSVAIQKLKNQSQEKDGKIKALSERVLSALCQRLSEQLRKSQEQLAIVDLNEEVADSNELRYVSSCVAREIDKSFMFHRQEQNVCQINLNLKGDDRQIQILIDSLRKDHDAKGGGRNGFYTLNFESSKLREIIAVIKKALLNG; translated from the coding sequence ATGATGAGACCGTATTACACCGACCCGTACACATTGGAATTCAAGTCTGAAATTCTTAAGTCAATCATTGTTCGCGGCAAGCCGGCGGTAATCTTGAGCGAGAGTTATTTCTATCCGACCTCAGGCGGGCAGGAGCATGACACCGGAACTATTAACGGCACTGATGTAGTCGACGTTGTCGAAGAGAATGGTGAGGTTGTGCATGTTCTCGCTGAGAAGTTGAACGAAGGCCCAGCGGACTGCAAGATTGACCGCGAGCGCCGGGTTTCCAATATGCAGCAGCATACCGGCCAACATATTCTTTCCGCCGCTTTCGAGAATCTTTTCGGCATAGAAACCGTTTCATCCCGGCTTGGCGAAACCACAGGAACAATCGATCTTTCGCGTCAGCCCACTCCAGACGAAGTCTCCGAAGTGGTTTCGAAAGCGAATGAGGTGGTCCGCGATGACAGGAAGGTCATCGTTCACTTTGCCGATAAGTCGGATATTTCTTCGTTTAAGTTGAGGAAACCTCCTAAAGTCGAAGGGACGGTACGAATCATTGAAGTAAAGGACTTCGACTTCTCAGCGTGCGGCGGAACTCACTGCACCCACACATCCGAGGTAGGCCCAATACTCACGGGCAATCTTGAAAAAATAAAGGCGTCTCTCACCAGGATAGAGTTCTATTGCGGTGGCAGGGCGATCCACCAATACAACATGCTCAACGGCATCGTCCTCGAGAGCACAAGACTTCTTTCGACGCAACCGACCGAACTTTCGGTTGCGATCCAAAAATTGAAGAACCAGTCACAAGAGAAAGACGGGAAAATAAAGGCGTTGAGCGAACGGGTACTTTCCGCTCTCTGCCAGCGACTTTCGGAACAGCTGAGGAAATCTCAGGAGCAGCTTGCAATCGTCGATTTAAATGAGGAAGTTGCAGATTCGAATGAGCTAAGATATGTTTCAAGTTGTGTGGCAAGAGAAATCGATAAGTCATTTATGTTTCACAGGCAAGAACAAAACGTCTGTCAAATCAATCTGAACCTAAAGGGAGACGACAGGCAAATCCAGATCCTGATCGACTCGCTGCGCAAAGATCATGATGCAAAAGGCGGAGGAAGAAACGGTTTCTACACTTTGAACTTCGAGAGCTCGAAACTCCGGGAAATTATTGCTGTTATTAAGAAGGCACTCCTGAATGGCTGA